A genomic region of Balaenoptera acutorostrata chromosome 4, mBalAcu1.1, whole genome shotgun sequence contains the following coding sequences:
- the B3GALNT1 gene encoding UDP-GalNAc:beta-1,3-N-acetylgalactosaminyltransferase 1 gives MAPALLTTLPGRMSLRSLKWSLLLLSVLSFLVMWYLSLPHYNVVERVNLMYFYEYEPIYRQDFRFTLREHSNCSHQNPFLVILVTSHPSDVKARQAIRVTWGEKKSWWGYEVLTFFLLGQQAEREDKVLALSLEDEHLLYGDIIRQDFLDTYNNLTLKTIMAFRWVTEFCPNARYIMKTDTDVFINTGNLVKYLLNLNHSEKFFTGYPLIDNYSYRGFYQKTHISYQEYPFKVFPPYCSGLGYIMSRDLVPRIYEMMSHVKPIKFEDVYVGICLNLLKVDIHIPEDTNLFFLYRIHLDVCQLRRVIAAHGFSSKEIITFWQVMLRNTTCHY, from the coding sequence ATGGCCCCGGCACTCCTGACCACCCTTCCGGGTAGGATGTCACTGAGATCCCTGAAGTGGAGCCTCCTGCTGCTGTCGGTCCTGAGCTTCCTGGTGATGTGGTACCTCAGTCTTCCCCACTACAATGTGGTAGAACGCGTGAACTTGATGTACTTCTATGAGTATGAGCCCATTTACAGACAAGACTTCCGCTTCACACTTCGAGAGCATTCGAACTGCTCTCATCAAAACCCATTTCTGGTCATCCTGGTGACCTCACACCCCTCCGATGTGAAAGCCAGACAGGCCATTAGAGTTACTTGGGGTGAAAAGAAGTCTTGGTGGGGATATGAGgttcttacatttttcttattagGCCAACAGGCTGAAAGGGAAGACAAAGTGTTAGCATTATCCTTAGAGGATGAACACCTCCTTTATGGCGACATAATACGACAAGATTTTTTAGACACGTACAATAACCTGACCTTGAAAACAATTATGGCATTTAGGTGGGTAACTGAGTTTTGCCCCAACGCCAGGTACATCATGAAGACAGACACTGATGTTTTCATCAATACTGGCAATTTAGTGaagtatcttttaaatttaaaccaCTCAGAGAAGTTTTTCACAGGTTATCCTCTAATTGATAATTATTCTTATAGAGGATTTTACCAAAAAACCCATATTTCATACCAGGAGTATCCCTTCAAGGTGTTTCCTCCCTACTGCAGTGGGTTGGGTTATATAATGTCCAGAGATTTGGTGCCAAGAATCTATGAAATGATGAGTCACGTAAAACCCATCAAGTTTGAAGATGTTTATGTTGGGATCTGTTTGAATTTATTAAAAGTGGACATTCATATTCCGGAAGACACcaaccttttctttttatataggaTCCATTTGGATGTCTGTCAACTCAGACGCGTGATTGCAGCCCATGGCTTTTCTTCCAAGGAAATTATCACATTTTGGCAGGTTATGCTAAGGAACACCACATGCCATTATTAA